A genomic stretch from Vibrio cortegadensis includes:
- a CDS encoding DUF2860 domain-containing protein produces the protein MKKNLVCLSVLAGLMSFPTLAELSEESGFGGKIALLTGVMSSESNFNMDTKTKNGTLDSAGSSESEFLTAPLGELTYTFGSNNDQQIFFGTSESDVAVGDFALELGYAKEFESGMVVSASYLPSIIGGETWEDPYLTGTERKATDITGNAYRLQLDGIMGSDFSADLGYYTSEVDNDLLAAQDKDLARDGNGIYTSFSYDHFLSETSMLSPAIIYKSFSADGKAMSNTGYGLELSYQRVMGNHALSVSAEYMNTSYDAANSKLGNVKRKDNSYGIFAAYEYKDVMGWENWNAVSLLGYDVQSSNIAFYDEKEYLVSVGVSYEF, from the coding sequence ATGAAAAAAAATCTAGTCTGCCTGTCAGTTCTTGCTGGCCTTATGTCATTTCCTACGCTTGCTGAACTATCTGAAGAAAGCGGCTTCGGCGGTAAAATTGCTCTATTAACAGGGGTCATGTCGAGTGAAAGTAACTTTAACATGGATACGAAAACGAAGAACGGCACCCTAGACTCAGCAGGTAGTTCTGAATCTGAGTTTCTAACGGCACCGCTGGGTGAGTTAACGTATACTTTTGGTTCGAATAATGATCAACAGATCTTTTTTGGTACATCTGAAAGCGATGTTGCCGTAGGTGATTTTGCATTAGAGCTTGGTTATGCGAAAGAATTTGAAAGTGGCATGGTTGTGAGTGCTTCTTACCTTCCGTCAATCATTGGTGGCGAAACGTGGGAAGATCCGTATCTAACAGGTACAGAACGTAAAGCAACGGACATTACAGGTAATGCTTACCGTCTTCAACTTGATGGCATTATGGGAAGCGACTTCTCTGCTGACTTAGGTTACTACACCAGTGAAGTTGATAATGACTTGCTTGCGGCTCAAGACAAAGATTTAGCACGTGACGGTAACGGTATCTATACATCATTCTCTTACGACCATTTCTTGTCAGAAACATCAATGCTATCTCCTGCCATTATCTACAAATCTTTTTCAGCAGATGGTAAAGCGATGTCAAATACAGGCTACGGTCTAGAGTTGTCATATCAGCGCGTTATGGGTAACCATGCTTTATCTGTTTCTGCGGAATACATGAACACAAGCTACGATGCTGCTAACTCTAAACTGGGTAATGTTAAGCGTAAAGATAACTCTTACGGTATTTTTGCCGCTTATGAGTACAAAGACGTAATGGGTTGGGAAAATTGGAATGCCGTTTCTTTGCTAGGATATGATGTTCAATCATCAAACATCGCATTCTATGATGAGAAAGAGTACCTAGTTTCTGTTGGTGTTAGCTACGAATTCTAA
- a CDS encoding DOPA 4,5-dioxygenase family protein has translation MYHAHVYFGLLQKSKATELKKKIEQQRSDIITQFPLVERLVGPHLMPMFEIHFKDNSQNFIEWLDENRNGMDVLIHPVGGDDLIDHTEHAVWLGRELGIDEAGL, from the coding sequence ATGTATCACGCACACGTTTATTTTGGTTTGCTACAAAAATCCAAAGCAACAGAATTAAAGAAGAAAATAGAACAACAGAGAAGTGACATCATCACTCAATTTCCTCTCGTTGAGCGCTTAGTGGGCCCGCACCTGATGCCAATGTTTGAAATTCACTTCAAAGACAACAGCCAAAACTTCATTGAATGGCTAGATGAAAATCGTAATGGCATGGATGTTCTGATTCACCCAGTTGGAGGTGATGATCTGATTGATCATACTGAACATGCAGTCTGGTTAGGCCGAGAACTCGGAATTGATGAAGCAGGCCTTTAA
- the hpf gene encoding ribosome hibernation-promoting factor, HPF/YfiA family, which translates to MKVNIQTHHVSINDDSRKEIEHKFEKISSHFPDLISCDIIITKEHGEHNVETFTNYEGVRVSAKATDKVMYPAIAAVLKKLETGLKNRKGQLKSDLHEKPTSTKPEIASDIIQEMKLV; encoded by the coding sequence ATGAAAGTAAACATCCAAACTCATCACGTATCAATCAACGATGATTCACGGAAAGAAATTGAACACAAATTCGAAAAGATATCTTCTCACTTCCCAGATTTAATCAGTTGCGACATCATCATTACAAAGGAACACGGCGAACATAATGTTGAGACTTTTACTAACTACGAAGGCGTTCGAGTTTCTGCAAAAGCAACTGATAAAGTAATGTATCCAGCGATTGCAGCTGTGCTTAAAAAACTAGAAACAGGGCTTAAAAACAGAAAAGGTCAGCTTAAGTCTGATCTTCATGAAAAACCAACAAGTACTAAGCCTGAAATTGCATCAGACATCATTCAAGAGATGAAACTAGTTTAA
- the glpT gene encoding glycerol-3-phosphate transporter — protein sequence MFGIFKPKAHMERLAGNQIDGAYTRLRWQLFLGIFVGYAGYYLVRKNFSLAMPYLIEEGYSRGDLGVALAAVSIAYGLSKFLMGSVSDRSNPRYFLSAGLLMSAIVMFCFGFMPWATGSITAMFILLFLNGWFQGMGWPACGRTMVHWWSRKERGEVVSVWNVAHNVGGGLIGPMFLLGLWAFNDDWRTAFYVPAFFATLVAIFVWFTVRDTPQSCGLPPIEEYKDDYPDDYNESHEKEMTAKEIFFKYVFSNKLLWSIAIANAFVYLIRYGVLDWAPVYLKEAKEFTVDKSSWAYFLYEWAGIPGTLLCGWISDKLFKGRRAPAGILFMVLVTVAVLVYWFNPAGNPGVDMAALIAIGFLIYGPVMLIGLYALELAPKKAAGTAAGLTGLFGYLGGAVAANAVLGYTVDHFGWDGGFMILIGSCIASIICLIYAFVGERNHHKNKLQEEKQKEEAIA from the coding sequence ATGTTTGGCATATTTAAACCCAAAGCACACATGGAGCGGTTAGCCGGAAATCAGATCGACGGCGCTTACACGCGCTTAAGATGGCAATTGTTTCTTGGTATTTTTGTTGGCTATGCGGGCTATTATCTTGTCCGTAAAAATTTCAGTTTGGCGATGCCATATCTGATCGAAGAGGGCTACAGCCGAGGTGATTTAGGGGTAGCTTTAGCGGCTGTTTCGATTGCTTATGGTTTATCAAAATTCTTAATGGGCAGTGTTTCGGATCGCTCGAATCCGAGGTATTTCCTCAGTGCTGGCCTATTAATGTCAGCCATCGTGATGTTCTGTTTCGGCTTTATGCCGTGGGCAACAGGCAGCATTACCGCAATGTTTATTCTTCTGTTTCTTAATGGTTGGTTCCAAGGGATGGGGTGGCCCGCCTGTGGACGAACCATGGTTCACTGGTGGTCTCGAAAAGAGCGCGGTGAAGTGGTGTCGGTGTGGAATGTCGCCCATAACGTTGGTGGTGGCTTAATTGGGCCAATGTTCCTTTTGGGTCTATGGGCTTTTAATGATGATTGGCGAACCGCATTTTATGTCCCTGCTTTCTTCGCAACATTAGTGGCTATTTTTGTCTGGTTTACCGTGAGAGATACGCCTCAATCGTGTGGTCTTCCTCCGATTGAAGAGTATAAAGATGACTACCCAGATGATTACAATGAGTCTCATGAGAAAGAGATGACGGCGAAAGAGATTTTCTTTAAGTACGTATTCTCTAACAAGTTATTGTGGTCAATCGCGATCGCCAATGCGTTCGTGTATCTGATTCGTTATGGTGTATTGGATTGGGCTCCCGTTTATTTAAAAGAAGCGAAAGAGTTTACGGTTGATAAATCGTCATGGGCTTATTTCTTGTATGAGTGGGCGGGCATTCCTGGAACACTGTTATGTGGTTGGATTTCAGATAAATTATTCAAAGGCAGAAGAGCACCGGCAGGGATCTTATTTATGGTTCTTGTTACGGTAGCGGTACTTGTTTACTGGTTTAACCCAGCAGGTAACCCTGGTGTCGATATGGCTGCCTTAATTGCTATCGGGTTCCTTATTTACGGTCCTGTAATGCTGATTGGTCTGTATGCTTTGGAGCTTGCACCGAAGAAAGCGGCAGGAACCGCTGCTGGTTTGACTGGGCTGTTTGGTTATCTAGGTGGAGCCGTTGCTGCTAATGCGGTACTTGGCTATACGGTTGATCACTTTGGCTGGGATGGCGGCTTCATGATTTTAATCGGTTCTTGTATAGCCTCAATCATCTGTTTGATTTATGCATTTGTTGGTGAGAGAAATCATCATAAAAACAAATTACAAGAGGAAAAGCAGAAAGAGGAAGCCATCGCATAA
- a CDS encoding M3 family metallopeptidase, whose amino-acid sequence MTATAYLNSLNDRYLSVHRTKEDFFWETYMGVSDDHDGSTQAQTKWTEFLSAAEQISAIKAQIDSLSALPDSEEKQQTLIGLNGWLATFQAHAIESEDTQKLKSELIQFEADLFEKKQNHIMTYTDENGQQAEGSLPVLGSNIRTSAIENVRQSSHQAFLDLEQWLLKNGFLELIKLRNKFAQSLGYKTFFDYSIVKTEQMTTDELFSILDDFEARTKDCHQKSLDNLAKDKGQDALKGHNFVFSFAGDVMRDLDPYVPFSQSLRRWVESFGRLNIDYSGAELTLDLLDRKGKYPNGFCHGPVPSFYNQGEWVAAKVNFTSNAKPDQVGSGYDGINTLFHEGGHAAHFANVKMNAPCFSQEFAPTSMAYAETQSMFCDSLLNDADWLKQYAVNAEGQAVPDTLIRAMIDSKQPFQAFSERSILVVPYFERALYQLSDDELNAETITKLARDTEKKILGLECSPRPLMAIPHLLSDESACAYQGYLLAHMAVYQTRAYFTEKFGYLTDNPEIGPLLAEHYWHKGNSVNHNGTILALTGEGFNAKYLADECNLTSEQAWEVEKAKIAALSTRTRAEVSSLNAAINIVDGETQLANNSTSDCSMCDDFEQYIISTYGR is encoded by the coding sequence ATGACTGCAACCGCCTATCTAAACTCATTAAATGACCGCTACTTATCTGTTCACAGAACCAAAGAAGATTTCTTTTGGGAAACCTATATGGGCGTGAGCGACGACCACGATGGTTCGACTCAAGCTCAAACTAAGTGGACAGAATTCTTAAGCGCCGCTGAACAAATTTCTGCAATAAAAGCGCAGATCGATAGCCTCAGTGCACTGCCTGATTCTGAAGAAAAACAGCAGACTCTCATCGGACTCAACGGTTGGTTGGCAACATTTCAGGCTCATGCGATTGAATCTGAAGATACTCAAAAACTGAAATCAGAACTTATTCAGTTTGAAGCGGACCTGTTTGAAAAGAAACAAAACCACATCATGACTTACACGGATGAAAACGGACAGCAAGCGGAAGGCTCTTTACCGGTTCTAGGATCTAACATTCGTACCAGCGCTATTGAAAACGTTCGTCAATCTTCGCATCAAGCCTTTCTCGATCTTGAACAATGGCTTTTAAAAAATGGCTTCTTAGAGCTTATCAAGCTTCGTAATAAATTCGCTCAATCTCTAGGGTACAAGACTTTCTTTGATTACTCGATTGTCAAAACGGAGCAGATGACAACAGATGAGTTGTTCAGCATTTTAGATGACTTTGAAGCACGCACTAAAGATTGCCATCAAAAGAGCCTCGACAATTTGGCGAAGGACAAAGGCCAAGATGCATTAAAAGGCCATAACTTTGTATTCTCTTTTGCTGGTGACGTGATGCGCGATTTAGATCCATACGTCCCTTTTTCTCAATCACTACGTCGCTGGGTAGAGTCGTTTGGTCGTCTGAATATTGATTACTCAGGCGCTGAGTTGACGCTCGACCTTCTTGATCGTAAGGGTAAATACCCAAATGGATTCTGTCACGGTCCGGTTCCATCATTCTACAACCAAGGTGAATGGGTGGCCGCTAAAGTCAACTTCACCAGTAACGCTAAACCGGATCAAGTTGGCAGTGGCTATGATGGTATTAATACTTTATTCCATGAAGGCGGCCATGCGGCTCACTTCGCCAACGTAAAAATGAACGCTCCTTGTTTCTCACAAGAATTCGCTCCAACATCAATGGCTTACGCTGAAACACAATCGATGTTCTGCGACAGCCTTCTCAATGACGCCGATTGGTTAAAACAGTACGCAGTTAATGCAGAAGGTCAGGCGGTTCCAGATACGTTGATCCGAGCAATGATCGACAGCAAGCAGCCATTCCAAGCGTTCTCAGAGCGTAGCATCCTTGTTGTACCTTACTTTGAACGTGCGTTGTATCAACTAAGCGATGATGAGCTAAACGCTGAAACCATTACTAAACTTGCTCGCGATACTGAAAAGAAAATCTTAGGTTTAGAGTGTAGCCCTCGCCCTCTAATGGCCATTCCACACTTATTGTCAGATGAATCGGCTTGTGCTTACCAAGGTTACTTGCTTGCTCATATGGCGGTATACCAAACGCGCGCTTACTTCACAGAAAAATTTGGTTACTTGACTGATAACCCTGAAATTGGACCTCTGCTTGCCGAGCATTACTGGCATAAAGGCAACAGTGTGAATCACAACGGTACGATTTTGGCGCTGACAGGTGAAGGATTTAATGCTAAATACCTTGCCGATGAATGTAACCTAACTTCAGAGCAAGCGTGGGAAGTTGAGAAGGCCAAAATTGCGGCACTGTCGACCCGAACCCGAGCAGAAGTGTCCTCACTTAACGCAGCGATCAATATCGTGGATGGTGAAACACAATTAGCAAACAACTCAACGTCAGATTGCAGTATGTGTGACGATTTTGAGCAGTACATCATCTCTACCTACGGTCGATAA
- a CDS encoding BCCT family transporter, protein MLTDACQIGKDLPVTETTSKRRIGVQLVPILTIGFISLFLLAAIIDLPRFTVLIQSLFSKAAGQFGYFWQWLMVANFAVALFIAATRYGKTRMGTKNRPTIGTFRWLAMIMCTLLAGGGVFWSAAEPIYHFITPSASYPDIAGSSASAIVPALSQSFLHWGFLAWSVLGTLATIVLMYAHHNHGIKLRPRALLFPIVGDRLENHWFGAVIDACSIIAVAAGTIGPIGFLASQMGYSLEVLTGLKNDMSSQLMILAVVVAVCAASAASGMDKGLQWLSRLNVIGAFALLLAILILGPTQFIFEQFGLAFATYLKDMPTMSVTDSNPGWNLWWTWFFWGWFIGFAPMMAIFIARISEGRSIRELVLAVAVGAPIVTNFWFSVLGGTGIFLELQTPGVISGPLADAGLPAVLLASLQQLPFSEILLPAFLVLTTTFVVTTGDSMAYSIAMVVSGDNEPDRKQRLFWAVIMGCVAAVLLMAGEGGLNALQSFIVITAVPVSLIIAITLITGPIAAIKMSKAQDARLSAESELAAQA, encoded by the coding sequence ATGCTAACCGATGCATGCCAGATTGGCAAAGATTTACCCGTAACAGAAACAACCTCAAAGCGCCGTATTGGCGTCCAACTTGTTCCAATTCTCACTATTGGATTCATCAGCCTATTTTTATTGGCTGCGATCATTGATCTCCCTCGCTTTACCGTATTAATCCAGAGTTTATTCTCAAAAGCTGCCGGGCAATTTGGCTACTTTTGGCAATGGCTTATGGTGGCAAACTTTGCAGTGGCACTGTTTATTGCTGCGACTCGCTACGGTAAAACTCGTATGGGAACCAAAAACAGACCGACAATAGGCACATTTCGCTGGCTAGCGATGATCATGTGTACGCTATTGGCGGGTGGCGGTGTTTTTTGGTCTGCAGCTGAACCGATTTATCATTTCATTACGCCTTCAGCAAGTTACCCAGATATTGCGGGCTCTAGTGCGAGCGCGATTGTGCCTGCTCTGAGTCAAAGCTTTTTGCATTGGGGATTCTTAGCTTGGTCTGTACTTGGAACACTAGCTACGATCGTACTTATGTATGCTCATCATAATCATGGAATCAAGTTGCGTCCACGCGCTCTGTTATTTCCTATTGTGGGTGATCGCTTAGAGAACCACTGGTTTGGTGCGGTTATTGATGCGTGCTCAATCATTGCGGTTGCAGCCGGAACGATTGGTCCGATTGGCTTCTTAGCTTCCCAGATGGGCTATAGCTTAGAAGTGTTAACTGGGCTAAAAAATGACATGAGTTCACAGCTAATGATCCTCGCTGTTGTCGTGGCTGTTTGCGCGGCCTCTGCGGCATCAGGAATGGATAAAGGTTTACAGTGGTTGAGCCGTCTTAATGTTATTGGGGCGTTCGCACTACTGTTGGCTATTTTGATTTTAGGCCCAACCCAATTTATTTTCGAACAGTTTGGTCTCGCGTTTGCGACCTACTTGAAAGATATGCCGACCATGAGCGTGACGGATAGCAATCCTGGCTGGAACCTTTGGTGGACTTGGTTCTTCTGGGGATGGTTTATCGGTTTTGCTCCAATGATGGCAATTTTTATCGCGCGTATTTCTGAAGGTCGTAGCATCCGTGAATTAGTACTTGCGGTCGCTGTTGGGGCTCCGATTGTGACCAATTTTTGGTTCTCAGTTCTTGGTGGTACGGGTATTTTCCTTGAATTGCAAACTCCTGGGGTAATATCTGGACCATTGGCTGACGCCGGTCTGCCTGCGGTACTGCTGGCATCTCTACAGCAGCTGCCATTTAGTGAAATTCTACTTCCTGCGTTCTTGGTTTTGACCACAACGTTTGTCGTGACGACAGGTGACTCTATGGCTTACTCCATTGCCATGGTGGTTTCTGGTGATAATGAACCAGATCGCAAACAGCGTTTGTTCTGGGCTGTCATCATGGGCTGTGTTGCGGCTGTATTATTGATGGCTGGTGAAGGGGGATTAAATGCACTTCAATCGTTTATCGTGATCACTGCGGTGCCTGTGTCACTCATTATAGCGATTACCCTTATTACAGGGCCAATAGCCGCAATTAAGATGTCTAAAGCACAAGATGCTCGTCTTTCCGCTGAGAGTGAACTTGCAGCTCAAGCTTAA
- a CDS encoding ferredoxin reductase family protein, protein MFRFTAILTLLWLPSMLVNWESLDNFFTWRHQLTMYTGLLGLGYMGLAVLLAVRFRWVEKIVKGLDKGYKLHKNVGIGATVALIFHWLVIKSGPWLVDAGVFERPNHGARPELESINWHAIAEQVGDISFKVFLIFSIISLYQAISYKTFKHTHKIGGLLMIAGVFHTLLLLDWNIGTAPMNIAIAIISIVGIGCSWLSLTGKIGKKNQSEGQVANVEAFSVKSGQNMAIRFSIKLTSDMSYEEGQFAYLNFYDGEAPHPFSILNFDAEKQKIEFGVKDLGDYTHKLVNNLEIGQKVTVEGGYGAFQIPKVERQVWIGAGIGIVPFISRLYWLKRKSNKQQLKLEEVHLFYCVNSEKEAFFQNEILSLLQRLDFVKLHMVIAEAGELLDSNQIVEKMNGNQFETCFCGPTLFGNLLKNDLIIAGVPPEHFHTELFNMR, encoded by the coding sequence ATGTTTAGATTTACCGCTATCCTCACTTTACTTTGGTTACCAAGTATGTTGGTTAACTGGGAAAGCTTAGACAACTTTTTTACCTGGCGTCATCAATTGACGATGTACACTGGCTTGCTTGGTCTAGGTTATATGGGACTAGCGGTTTTGCTTGCAGTTCGCTTTCGTTGGGTAGAGAAGATCGTCAAAGGTCTAGACAAAGGGTACAAGCTACACAAAAACGTAGGAATAGGGGCAACAGTTGCTCTTATCTTTCACTGGTTAGTAATCAAAAGTGGACCATGGTTAGTTGATGCTGGGGTTTTCGAGAGACCAAATCATGGGGCACGACCAGAGCTTGAAAGTATCAATTGGCACGCAATAGCAGAGCAAGTTGGTGATATATCTTTCAAAGTATTCCTAATATTCAGCATCATTAGCCTGTATCAAGCCATCAGCTATAAGACATTCAAGCACACCCATAAAATCGGTGGTCTATTGATGATTGCTGGTGTTTTCCATACGCTACTCCTACTTGATTGGAATATCGGTACAGCCCCAATGAACATTGCTATTGCCATCATATCTATCGTTGGTATCGGATGCTCATGGCTTTCACTGACAGGTAAAATTGGTAAGAAGAATCAATCTGAAGGACAAGTGGCTAACGTTGAAGCCTTCTCTGTCAAATCTGGTCAGAATATGGCAATCCGGTTTTCGATTAAATTGACATCAGACATGAGTTACGAAGAAGGACAGTTCGCGTATCTGAATTTCTATGATGGTGAAGCCCCTCACCCATTCTCCATCTTGAATTTCGACGCTGAAAAGCAAAAAATTGAGTTCGGAGTAAAAGATCTCGGCGACTACACTCATAAGCTGGTTAATAACCTTGAAATTGGACAAAAGGTGACGGTTGAAGGTGGTTACGGTGCATTCCAGATCCCTAAAGTTGAGAGACAAGTTTGGATTGGAGCGGGGATTGGTATCGTACCCTTTATATCTCGTCTTTATTGGCTAAAGAGAAAAAGTAATAAACAGCAGCTAAAACTCGAAGAAGTCCATCTGTTCTACTGCGTGAATTCAGAGAAAGAAGCGTTCTTCCAGAATGAGATCTTATCTCTTCTTCAGCGCCTAGATTTTGTCAAGTTACACATGGTCATTGCCGAAGCTGGTGAGCTTCTGGATAGTAACCAAATTGTAGAAAAGATGAATGGCAACCAGTTTGAGACCTGTTTCTGTGGTCCAACACTATTTGGAAACCTACTCAAGAACGATCTTATTATTGCGGGAGTTCCACCCGAACATTTCCATACGGAGCTTTTCAACATGCGTTAA
- a CDS encoding ABC transporter ATP-binding protein, which produces MLTGISKHYKSGDEEVRALDGVSLSINKGEFLSILGPSGSGKSTLMNMLGCLDKPTAGEYLLNEEDVSALTGNQLAKIRNQNIGFVFQSFNLLEYASALENVALPLVYRGVKASERRAKAASLLNKVGLGDRMHHKPNQLSGGQKQRVAIARALVNDPQIILADEPTGALDSKSGAEIEALFNELNQEGRTLIIVTHDNALAQRTHRIVTIKDGQVVADDNVAYTNRSFL; this is translated from the coding sequence ATGCTTACAGGGATCAGTAAGCATTATAAGAGTGGTGATGAAGAAGTTCGCGCATTAGACGGTGTCTCTCTGTCGATAAATAAAGGGGAATTTCTGTCGATATTAGGGCCATCAGGCTCGGGAAAATCAACACTAATGAATATGCTTGGTTGTTTAGACAAACCAACCGCTGGGGAGTACTTGTTGAATGAGGAAGATGTATCCGCGTTAACTGGGAACCAACTCGCGAAAATTCGAAATCAGAACATTGGGTTTGTTTTCCAAAGCTTTAACTTGCTGGAATACGCAAGTGCATTAGAAAATGTCGCATTACCTTTAGTGTATAGAGGAGTGAAAGCGTCAGAAAGAAGAGCGAAAGCCGCCTCATTACTAAATAAAGTGGGTTTGGGCGACAGAATGCATCATAAGCCTAATCAGCTTTCTGGGGGGCAAAAACAACGTGTCGCCATTGCTCGTGCATTAGTGAACGATCCGCAAATAATTCTCGCAGATGAACCGACAGGCGCGTTAGATTCTAAGTCTGGGGCGGAAATTGAAGCGTTATTCAATGAGTTGAATCAAGAGGGCAGGACGCTGATTATAGTGACACACGATAATGCGCTGGCTCAAAGAACTCATCGAATTGTCACCATTAAGGATGGACAAGTGGTCGCGGATGACAACGTTGCTTATACCAATCGTAGCTTTTTATGA